The following coding sequences lie in one Lolium perenne isolate Kyuss_39 chromosome 2, Kyuss_2.0, whole genome shotgun sequence genomic window:
- the LOC127335797 gene encoding cyclin-P4-1 produces the protein MPKVLGAAIRETIMAEEEDLGAADMPRVVGALSVLLERVTERNDAVAGPGIDASAFRATAKPDISVRAYMARIARFAGCSPACFVAAYIYLDRLLRRRRALTVDSYSVHRLLITAVLAAVKFMDDICYNNAYFAKVGGISLPEMNYLEVDFLFGVGFDLKVSPETFGHYCGILQSEMLCLEMKPEPPLPLPAAPGSNRLHRCLSEDDGSSSSQQQMAA, from the exons ATGCCGAAGGTTTTGGGGGCGGCCATAAGAGAAACCATCATGGCCGAGGAGGAGGATCTAGGGGCGGCGGACATGCCGCGGGTGGTGGGCGCCCTCTCTGTGCTTCTTGAGCGCGTCACGGAGCGCAACGACGCGGTGGCGGGGCCGGGGATTGACGCGTCGGCGTTCCGGGCGACGGCGAAGCCCGACATATCGGTGCGCGCGTACATGGCACGCATCGCGCGGTTCGCAGGCTGCAGCCCCGCGTGCTTCGTGGCGGCGTACATCTACCTCGACCGcctccttcgccgccgccgtgcgcTCACCGTGGACTCATATAGCGTGCACCGCCTGCTCATCACCGCCGTGCTCGCCGCCGTCAAGTTCATGGATGACAT ATGCTATAACAACGCCTACTTCGCCAAGGTGGGCGGGATCAGCCTTCCGGAGATGAACTACCTGGAGGTGGACTTCCTCTTCGGCGTCGGCTTCGACCTGAAGGTGTCACCGGAGACGTTCGGCCACTACTGTGGCATCCTCCAGTCTGAGATGTTGTGCCTAGAGATGAAGCCGGAGCCACCCCTTCCACTCCCTGCCGCTCCAGGCAGCAACAGGCTGCATCGCTGCCTCTCTGAAGACGACGGCAGCAGTAGCAGTCAGCAGCAGATGGCTGCGTAG